In Populus trichocarpa isolate Nisqually-1 chromosome 16, P.trichocarpa_v4.1, whole genome shotgun sequence, a genomic segment contains:
- the LOC7487453 gene encoding pentatricopeptide repeat-containing protein At3g09060 has product MVELPKPLSARQLFKLLKAEKSPKSALALFDSASRQPGYTHSPHIFLLILRRLSDPKLVVHVTRIVELIKTQKCKCTEDVVLTVLKAYAKSKMPNEALDCFQKMEEIFGCKPGIRSYNALLNAFIEANLLEKAESFLAYFETVGILPNLQTYNILIKISVKKRQFVEAKGLLDWMWSKDLKPDVYSYGTVINGMVKSGDLVSALEVFDEMFERGLVPDVMCYNIMIDGFFKRGDYVQGKEIWERLVKGSCVYPNVVTYNVMINGLCKMGRFDESLEMWERMKKNECEMDLFTYSSLICGLCDVGNVDGAVEVYKEMVKRSVVVDVVTYNALLNGFCRAGKIKESFELWVMMGKENCHNVVSYNIFIRGLFENRKVEEAISVWELLRRRGSGADSTTYGVLIHGLCKNGHLNKALKILKEAKDGGDKLDAFAYSSIVDGLSKQGRVDEALGIVHQMDKYGCELSPHVCNPLINGFVRASKLEEAICFFREMETKGCSPTVVSYNTLINGLCKAERFSDAYSFVKEMLEKDWKPDMITYSLLMDGLCQGKKIDMALNLWRQVLVKGLEPDVTMHNILMHGLCSAGKIEDALLLYSNMKQSNCLPNLVTHNTLMDGLYKARECEMASVIWACMFKNGFQPDIISYNITLKGLCSCGRISDGIALFDDALKHGILPTSITWYILVRAVLKLGPLDSLS; this is encoded by the coding sequence ATGGTCGAGCTCCCCAAACCTCTCTCAGCAAGACAACTCTTCAAGCTCCTCAAAGCCGAAAAAAGCCCAAAATCAGCACTCGCCTTGTTCGACTCAGCGAGTCGCCAACCAGGTTACACTCACTCGCCACACATTTTTCTCCTCATTCTCCGTCGACTCTCTGATCCAAAACTCGTGGTCCACGTGACTCGAATAGTTGAACTAATCAAAACCCAGAAATGTAAATGCACAGAAGATGTTGTTTTAACAGTTTTGAAAGCTTATGCAAAAAGCAAGATGCCAAACGAAGCCTTGGATTGCTTCCAAAAAATGGAAGAGATTTTTGGGTGCAAGCCTGGAATAAGATCTTACAATGCTTTGTTAAATGCTTTTATTGAAGCAAATCTGTTAGAAAAAGCAGAGTCTTTTCTTGCTTATTTTGAAACAGTGGGCATCTTGCCTAATTTGCaaacatataatattttgatcaagatTTCTGTTAAGAAGAGACAATTTGTCGAGGCAAAAGGGTTGTTGGATTGGATGTGGAGTAAGGACTTAAAGCCTGATGTGTATAGCTATGGTACTGTGATTAATGGGATGGTGAAAAGTGGGGATTTGGTAAGTGCACTTgaggtgtttgatgaaatgtttGAAAGAGGTTTAGTTCCTGATGTGATGTGTTATAATATAATGATCGATGGGTTTTTTAAGAGAGGGGATTATGTTCAGGGGAAAGAGATTTGGGAAAGGTTAGTTAAAGGGTCTTGTGTTTATCCAAATGTGGTTACTTATAATGTTATGATTAATGGGTTGTGTAAAATGGGGAGGTTTGATGAGAGTTTAGAAATGTGGGAGAGAATGAAGAAGAATGAGTGTGAAATGGATTTGTTTACGTATAGCAGTTTGATATGTGGGTTATGCGATGTGGGAAATGTTGATGGAGCTGTGGAGGTTTATAAAGAAATGGTCAAGAGAAGTGTGGTGGTTGATGTTGTTACTTATAATGCATTGCTTAATGGGTTTTGCCGTGCAGGGAAGATTAAGGAGAGTTTTGAATTGTGGGTTATGATGGGGAAGGAGAATTGTCATAATGTTGTTAGTTATAACATATTTATCAGAGGATTGTTTGAAAATAGGAAGGTTGAAGAAGCTATTTCTGTTTGGGAACTCTTGCGTAGGAGGGGGAGTGGAGCTGATTCTACAACTTATGGAGTTTTGATTCACGGGTTGTGTAAGAATGGGCATTTGAATAAGgctttgaaaatattgaaagagGCAAAAGATGGAGGAGATAAGCTGGACGCTTTTGCATATTCTTCGATAGTCGATGGCTTAAGCAAACAAGGGAGAGTAGATGAAGCATTGGGCATAGTGCATCAGATGGATAAGTATGGCTGTGAGTTGAGTCCTCATGTTTGCAATCCATTGATTAATGGTTTTGTCCGAGCTTCCAAACTTGAGGaggcaatttgttttttcagagAAATGGAAACCAAAGGTTGTTCTCCTACTGTTGTCTCCTATAACACTCTTATAAATGGTCTGTGCAAGGCAGAGAGATTTAGCGATGCATATTCTTTTGTAAAGGAAATGCTAGAAAAAGATTGGAAGCCAGACATGATCACTTATAGCTTATTGATGGATGGCCTCTGTCAAGGCAAAAAGATTGATATGGCCCTCAACCTGTGGCGTCAAGTTCTTGTCAAGGGTTTGGAGCCTGATGTAACCATGCACAACATTTTGATGCACGGACTTTGCTCTGCAGGAAAAATTGAAGATGCTTTGCTGCTCTATTCAAATATGAAGCAGTCAAACTGTCTTCCCAATCTTGTTACGCATAACACACTCATGGATGGGCTTTATAAAGCCAGAGAGTGCGAGATGGCATCAGTGATTTGGGCTTGCatgttcaagaatgggtttcaACCGGATATAATCTCCTACAATATTACACTCAAAGGGCTTTGTTCTTGTGGTAGAATATCAGATGGCATAGCGCTCTTCGATGATGCCTTGAAACACGGAATACTCCCAACCTCCATTACATGGTATATACTTGTCAGAGCCGTTTTAAAGCTGGGACCTCTTGATTCATTGTCCTGA
- the LOC7466050 gene encoding protein NRT1/ PTR FAMILY 8.1 — translation MAETDYTNNGTVDIEGNPANKKKTGNWKSCRFILGNECCERLAYYGMSTNLVNYLGDRLNQGNVAAANNVTNWSGTCYVTPLIGAFLADSYLGRYWTIASFVIIYIVGMTLLTLSASVTGLKPSCDKDSCHPTTGQTAACFVALYMIALGTGGIKPCVSSFGADQFDETDETERKKKSSFFNWFYLSINIGALVASSVLVWIQMNVGWGWGFGVPAVAMAVAVVFFFLGSKLYRIQKPGGSPITRIVQVIVASFRKSNVQVPADKSLLYETAEEESQIQGSRKLEHTNKFKFFDKAAVKTQDDNIKGLTSPWRLCTVTQVEELKSIIRLLPVWASGIVFSTVYSQMSTMFVLQGNTMDQHMGPHFQIPSASLSLFDTLSVIFWAPVYDRIIVPYARKFTGHERGFTQLQRMGIGLVISIVSMITAGILEVVRLNFVQKNNYYDLKYIPMSIFWQVPQYFLIGCAEVFTFIGQLEFFYDQAPDAMRSLCSALSLTTVALGNYLSTLLVTIVTKITTRGGKLGWIPDNMNRGHLDYFYWLLAILSFLNFILYLWISKWFTYKKATGHPQRD, via the exons ATGGCAGAAACTGATTACACAAACAATGGGACGGTGGATATCGAAGGAAATCCAGCTAATAAGAAGAAAACTGGAAACTGGAAGTCTTGCCGCTTTATTCTTG GGAATGAATGCTGTGAGAGGTTGGCATACTACGGGATGAGTACGAATCTAGTGAACTATCTTGGGGACCGTCTCAACCAGGGAAATGTTGCTGCAGCAAACAATGTCACCAATTGGTCTGGAACTTGCTATGTCACACCACTGATTGGAGCCTTTCTAGCAGATTCATATTTGGGAAGATATTGGACAATTGCGagttttgttatcatatatatCGTT GGAATGACACTCCTAACATTGTCTGCTTCGGTCACTGGTCTGAAGCCATCATGTGATAAGGATTCTTGCCACCCGACCACAGGACAAACTGCAGCATGCTTTGTAGCACTTTACATGATCGCTCTTGGAACTGGAGGAATCAAGCCATGTGTTTCATCCTTTGGCGCAGATCAATTTGATGAAACTGATGAGAccgagaggaaaaagaaaagctccttttttaattggttttaccTTTCAATCAATATCGGTGCACTTGTTGCGTCTTCTGTTTTGGTCTGGATACAAATGAATGTTGGCTGGGGATGGGGGTTTGGAGTCCCAGCAGTTGCCATGGCTGTAGCggttgtgtttttcttcttagGAAGCAAGCTATACCGAATTCAAAAACCTGGTGGGAGTCCCATTACAAGGATTGTCCAGGTTATAGTTGCATCCTTCAGAAAGAGTAATGTTCAAGTTCCTGCTGATAAATCTCTTCTTTACGAGACTGCAGAGGAGGAAAGTCAAATCCAAGGAAGCCGCAAGCTTGAACATACCAACAAATTCAA GTTCTTCGATAAGGCTGCTGTGAAAACCCAAGATGACAATATAAAGGGCTTAACAAGTCCATGGAGACTCTGCACAGTAACTCAAGTTGAAGAGCTTAAGTCCATAATCAGGTTGCTCCCAGTATGGGCATCTGGAATAGTCTTCTCAACTGTGTACAGTCAAATGAGCACCATGTTTGTTTTGCAAGGAAATACCATGGACCAACACATGGGTCCGCATTTCCAGATTCCATCAGCATCGCTCTCCCTCTTTGATACCCTTAGCGTCATCTTCTGGGCTCCTGTATACGATCGAATCATTGTCCCATATGCAAGGAAATTTACGGGTCATGAACGAGGCTTTACTCAGCTCCAACGCATGGGCATTGGCCTCGTCATATCAATTGTGTCCATGATCACTGCTGGAATATTGGAGGTTGTTCGGCTCAACTTTGTCCAAAAGAACAATTACTATGATCTTAAGTACATCCCAATGTCCATTTTCTGGCAAGTACCGCAGTACTTTCTCATTGGATGTGCAGAAGTTTTTACCTTCATTGGACAGTTGGAGTTTTTCTACGACCAGGCACCAGATGCTATGAGAAGTTTGTGCTCAGCTCTTTCGCTTACCACTGTCGCATTAGGAAATTACTTGAGCACTCTGCTTGTCACCATTGTTACTAAAATCACAACGAGAGGTGGGAAGCTCGGTTGGATTCCTGATAATATGAACAGGGGCCATCTTGATTACTTCTACTGGCTCTTGGCAATTCTCAGCTTCCTGAACTTCATTTTGTATCTCTGGATTTCAAAATGGTTTACCTACAAGAAAGCTACAGGGCATCCTCAACGAGACTGA